From a region of the Methanothrix sp. genome:
- the mfnA gene encoding tyrosine decarboxylase MfnA yields MMYTFPERGLSEEMVTDLLREMRGRDCSYDHLLSTMCTRPHPVAVRAYTMFLETNLGDPGLFPGTAEIERRVVGILGSLLGCSDAAGYISTGGTESNIQAIRAARNSSGRRDGNIVVPRSAHFSFDKIADLLNLEVRKAELDDMLRVDVGDVERLIDERTVCLVGIAGTTEFGQVDPIEDLAELAIENNIPLHVDAAFGGFVLPFLDRNYHWDFRVDGVQSITIDPHKMGMSPIPAGGLIFRSSDPVRRLETETYYLTVARQASLTGTRSGAAAAATYAVIMHLGTDGYRRVVRRCMEMTEHLVSEARAMGVEPVIEPVMNVVALKIDDPPGVRRALLERGWHVSMTREPKALRLILMPHMTEENLDLFLDDMKDVISSTRS; encoded by the coding sequence ATGATGTACACGTTCCCGGAGAGGGGTCTGTCAGAGGAGATGGTCACGGATCTCCTGAGAGAGATGCGCGGAAGGGACTGCTCCTATGACCATCTCCTCTCCACCATGTGCACCCGCCCCCATCCCGTGGCGGTGAGAGCATACACCATGTTCCTGGAGACCAACCTGGGCGACCCCGGGCTCTTTCCGGGGACAGCGGAGATTGAGCGCAGGGTTGTTGGCATTCTCGGATCTTTACTGGGATGCTCCGACGCGGCAGGCTACATATCAACAGGTGGCACCGAGTCGAACATCCAGGCGATACGCGCCGCGAGGAACTCATCGGGCAGGCGCGATGGGAACATAGTCGTTCCTAGATCGGCGCATTTCTCCTTCGATAAGATCGCGGATCTCCTCAACCTAGAGGTGAGGAAGGCCGAGCTCGATGATATGCTCAGGGTGGATGTCGGGGATGTCGAGAGGCTGATCGACGAGCGTACGGTCTGTCTTGTTGGCATCGCCGGGACCACAGAGTTCGGCCAGGTGGATCCGATAGAGGATCTGGCAGAGCTTGCGATCGAGAACAACATACCCCTTCATGTGGATGCTGCATTCGGCGGGTTTGTGCTGCCGTTCCTTGACAGAAACTACCACTGGGATTTCAGGGTTGATGGGGTGCAGTCGATAACCATCGATCCACACAAGATGGGCATGAGTCCGATTCCGGCGGGCGGATTGATCTTCAGGAGCTCAGATCCTGTCAGGCGGCTGGAGACAGAGACATACTACCTGACGGTCGCGAGACAGGCATCGCTGACGGGCACGAGAAGCGGGGCTGCCGCTGCAGCCACATACGCTGTGATCATGCATCTAGGCACTGATGGTTACAGAAGGGTCGTCAGGAGATGCATGGAGATGACGGAGCATCTAGTGTCAGAAGCCCGTGCAATGGGCGTAGAGCCTGTCATCGAGCCCGTGATGAACGTCGTCGCGCTGAAGATCGATGATCCTCCCGGGGTCAGGAGGGCGCTGCTTGAGAGGGGCTGGCACGTCTCGATGACCCGAGAGCCAAAGGCGCTGAGGCTCATACTGATGCCGCACA